The sequence below is a genomic window from Nitrosomonas sp..
CACTTCCAATGTCTGCATATTATGCAGTCTGTCGGCCAGTTTTATCAGGATAACCCGGACATCACGCGCCATGGCCAAAAGCATTTTACGGAAATTCTCGGCCTGCGCTTCGACCTGCGTTTGAAATTGAATTTTATCCAGCTTTGAGACGCCATCAACCAGTTCAGCTACCGGCGCACCAAACCGTTCACTGATTTCTTCCTTTGAGATATCGGTATCTTCAACGACATCATGCAGCAAAGCTGCAGTCAATGTCGGCGCATCCAGATGAAGCTGACCTAAAATTCTGGCGACTGCCAGCGGATGGGAAATATACGGTTCACCCGATTTTCTATATTGACCGGAATGGGCGCCCTGGCCAAAGGAATACGCATTTTTCAGCTGAGAAATATCTTCCGGCTTAAGGTATTGAGCGGCTTCGGAAAAGAGCGGTTCAGCTTCATGCATTGACGCGATTAATTCAATTAAACAGTTAACTTAACAAGTTGGCAGCAAGAAAGACAACGAAGAAAGTTATCATTCAGGCTTCCAGTTCGCTATTTATATGCTATTGTCAGGAACAGCACGACCGTCGTATTTTGCAGACCGTTGTATTTTGCAATAAGGCGCAATACCCGCAAAGGATTATTTCCATTTCAAACACAGTCGCGCAATTGCAGTACTCCGGTTAGCGCCCTTCGGCAATATCATGTGGATAGCGTACCCGGATTTAAGATATCCATGTCGATTTTGCCTTGCGCAAGTTCACGCAACGCAATAACCGTTGGCTTATCCCGTGCCGATTCAATCATAGGTGCAGCACCCATTGCCAATTGCCGCGCGCGCGTCGTGGCAGCCAATGTCATATCAAAACGATTCGGTATTCTCAACAAACAATCATCTACAGTAATACGAGCCATAATTATCCAGTCAGTTACTAAAACAAAAATATATTTTTAAAAATTGCAATTTCAAGTGAGTTGTGTAATCAATGTCTGATAATTTTTTACTTGCCTGTCTCTTCTCAAGCGCTCCGCATTGACGATACTGACTAAATTATTAACCGCATTATCCAACTCGTCGTTAATAATAACATAGTCAAATTCATTCACATGACTGACTTCTTCACGTGCTGCGTCAAGTCGTTTTCGAATAACGTCAACATGGTCCTGATCACGCGCCATCAAACGCTGTTCCAGCACCTTGCCTGATGGCGGCAAAATAAAAATACCAATTGCTTGTGGAAAAAACTTTCGCACCTGTTCCGCGCCTTGACAGTCGATTTCAAGCAGAATGTCCTGGCCCGAAGCTATCGCTTCATTTATCCATTTCTGCGAAGTGCCGTACAAGTTGCCATATACTTCGGCACTCTCCAAAAATTCCCCTTGCGCCTGCATTTGTCTGAACGTTTGCTTGCTGACAAAATGATAATCACGGCCATTCACTTCGCCTGAACGTGGTTGACGCGACGTATACGAAATTGACAAGCTGAGATAAGGGTCTTTATTCAGCAAGGTTCTAATGATACTGGTTTTCCCGGCACCTGAAGGCGCACTAATAATGAACAAGCAACCTGTCATCATGACCATCTCTTCTATTATCGTGTATTCAATGCCGTTAACACCTGGGCTTTCAATGTTTTAATCAATCGCATTTCTTCAGATGATACACCCTCAGGCGCCTCTTGTTGACGATCCGCATAAAACAGACCAATTCTTTTCTCTTGAGTAACCAATGGTAACACGACAAAACTGCGTGCATCCGGAAACAAATCGACATGCCATTTGGGCAGCAATTTTCTCACCTTTGTTACTGAAGCGTCCGAGATAATCAAATCCACATTATTTTTCATCGCCAGATGAAACAAATTTGTAGACGCCTTGATGGGGAAAACAAACGCTTTCTGCCTGGCCGAGTAGTTGTTGCCAAGCGAGCTGCGCGCCCGGTATTGACCACTCTCTATGTCTCTCAAACACAACGTTATGAAACGAAAACCCAGGCTGCTATAAAAAGTTTCCAGCACTAATGTGATCAGGTCACCCAGTTTATATTTTCCCGAAGCCATCACTTCCGTCACATCTTGAACACCGGTCAGCAACAATTCAGGCGCGTTAAAAGGTTTTCCGCTTGGATAACACTGTATTTCACAATGTTCTTCCGCACCTTTTTCTTCAAACTCAAAAGCCAGTTCCTTAATGAGCGCTTCTTCTTGCTGGCTTTGTAATTCGAATTTTGCGGAACCCATCCTGACTTCCCTTTGTGGATTCGGCGAAATCAATTCCGCGTTAATTTCCAGCGCATTGGTTTCCTTGCTTGCATCATTAATCAACTTATTCAGTTTGGTTTTGTCCAGATTTAGCGCCTTGCCAAAGCGAGTTAACAACGCTGCCTCCAAGTCTGCGTCACTGGATTCCGCTGAGCTTAAAACCATTGGCACCGCCTTATCACTTAACTCGACCGCCTGTTGCATCCACTCCATTCGATTTCTGGGCGGCTTTAAGTCACCCGCCGATTGTGTTTTTAATGTCTGGATAATACTGGCCGGAATTTCCCATTCATTCAGAACTATTTCCGCAAAGTTATCCAGATTAAAATGAAGCACTTCCTTTGAAGCCTGCGTTGCGGTATGCGAACCTTGCCTGATCAGTGCCATCATCTCCTGATATTGATCAGGATAATACGCAGCCAACAACAAACGGCCAGCATTCTTAAATAACGCTGCGACAGCAATTTCCTCGGCATCCTGGAAATGGCTATCCCGCGCCAATTCTCGACCCACCATACTGGCAGCCAATGCACATATCAATTCATAACGCACATGCTTGGCATTCTTTCCTGACATTCCATCAACCAGCAGTATTGCCAGCGCACAAGCCTTCACGGTATTAAATCCGAGCAGAAAAATGGCCTTGCTGATACTGGTCACCACTTTATTTGAAGCAGAACGAAAAGATACCGAATTTGATAAACGCAGAATCTTCTGCGTTAAGGAAACATCAGATAATACAAAATAAGCCAGCTTTCGAACCGATTCATCGTCAGAGGATGACAATTGCACAATACGCGATATTGAAGCACCCAATGCCGGCAGATCCGGATCACTCCGAATAGCCGTCAGCAATCCTTTCTCGATAGAAATTTTCTGATCGTCACCCTCAGCCACAATTGAGCGATCAGGCGAATTATTGGGAAGGTCTTGTTCCGGCAATTCTTTTGTCATCATCACTGTTCTGCTGACCTACATTTAAAAATAAAATAACCTACAAGGCATCTCAAAAAACCCACATTTTGTAACAACACTTCGCTATTCTCAAGCAATGTTTCTTGACATATTATTCATATGCTGCGTCTACATGATTTGTTCCCGCTTCGCCTTGTCCTGTTGTTTAACGCGCTGAATTTTTGGAGATGTCCCGCATACAAATTTTAAAAAAACCGATCAAATTATGCAAAATTTCAACTTGAGCGGAGAATTATTTATAACCTATAAAACTCAGCCACCATCGATCAATATAAGTCTGAAATTGACAGCACATCAGCGAATACCACTTTTTTCAAAATAGTGCTGATGGTAGTCTTCAGCAGGATAAAATTGATCGACAGGCAGAATCTCCGTGACCACAGGCGCATGCCAGCGTCCACTCTGCTGGTATTTGTCTCTGGATATCTTGGCAGCCGATTCCTGTTCTTCAGTGAAAAAATAAATTGCCGAACGGTACTGTGTGCCAATATCGACACCCTGCCGGTTTTTTGTTGTCGGATCATGACAGTGCCAGAACATATCCAGCAATTCTTCGGTTGACACCTTTTCCGGATCATATTCAACCTGTACGACTTCGGCATGACCGGTATTGCCAGAACAAACCATTTCATAGGAAGGGTGCGATACATGACCGCCGGAATAACCGCAGGTTGTCTCAGTCACACCGCTCATTCGGCTAAAAACCGACTGCACCCCCCAGAAGCACCCGGCACCAAAAATAATTTTTTCTATCGACATTGGCTTCGATTCATGGATTTCTGGTACTGCGCACCCTATCGATAATTTCGTTTAATACACGCATCGTATCTTGCGGTGTTCCGCCTTTCTTACCGGTCGTAAGATACTTGCCTTCAATCACAAATGCGGGTACGCCGGTTAACTCATATTGACGCATCATCTGATTTGTCCGGGCAATCTGATTT
It includes:
- the rpoZ gene encoding DNA-directed RNA polymerase subunit omega, encoding MARITVDDCLLRIPNRFDMTLAATTRARQLAMGAAPMIESARDKPTVIALRELAQGKIDMDILNPGTLST
- the gmk gene encoding guanylate kinase; this encodes MTGCLFIISAPSGAGKTSIIRTLLNKDPYLSLSISYTSRQPRSGEVNGRDYHFVSKQTFRQMQAQGEFLESAEVYGNLYGTSQKWINEAIASGQDILLEIDCQGAEQVRKFFPQAIGIFILPPSGKVLEQRLMARDQDHVDVIRKRLDAAREEVSHVNEFDYVIINDELDNAVNNLVSIVNAERLRRDRQVKNYQTLITQLT
- a CDS encoding HDOD domain-containing protein, with the translated sequence MMTKELPEQDLPNNSPDRSIVAEGDDQKISIEKGLLTAIRSDPDLPALGASISRIVQLSSSDDESVRKLAYFVLSDVSLTQKILRLSNSVSFRSASNKVVTSISKAIFLLGFNTVKACALAILLVDGMSGKNAKHVRYELICALAASMVGRELARDSHFQDAEEIAVAALFKNAGRLLLAAYYPDQYQEMMALIRQGSHTATQASKEVLHFNLDNFAEIVLNEWEIPASIIQTLKTQSAGDLKPPRNRMEWMQQAVELSDKAVPMVLSSAESSDADLEAALLTRFGKALNLDKTKLNKLINDASKETNALEINAELISPNPQREVRMGSAKFELQSQQEEALIKELAFEFEEKGAEEHCEIQCYPSGKPFNAPELLLTGVQDVTEVMASGKYKLGDLITLVLETFYSSLGFRFITLCLRDIESGQYRARSSLGNNYSARQKAFVFPIKASTNLFHLAMKNNVDLIISDASVTKVRKLLPKWHVDLFPDARSFVVLPLVTQEKRIGLFYADRQQEAPEGVSSEEMRLIKTLKAQVLTALNTR
- the msrA gene encoding peptide-methionine (S)-S-oxide reductase MsrA; protein product: MSIEKIIFGAGCFWGVQSVFSRMSGVTETTCGYSGGHVSHPSYEMVCSGNTGHAEVVQVEYDPEKVSTEELLDMFWHCHDPTTKNRQGVDIGTQYRSAIYFFTEEQESAAKISRDKYQQSGRWHAPVVTEILPVDQFYPAEDYHQHYFEKSGIR